Genomic segment of Coffea arabica cultivar ET-39 chromosome 1e, Coffea Arabica ET-39 HiFi, whole genome shotgun sequence:
AACCATCGCTAAATCACTGGTATGCTTATGTAAAATTATGCTAGGATACTTAGATTAAATCACTATTAGCACAAATACTTGATTCAAAGATTAAATGAACAATGTTCAATGAAACCAATCTACAAACTAAAAGTGTCCAGAGCTTTAACTACAGCATTCATCTTCCTGCATTGCAGATTTCATGGAGCAGTGAGtacaatttttgtttttttcactTCAGAATCGAGACAATGGAACGTAAGGATTTGGAGcattcctttttcccttttcttcttttcttctcttttgtgCATTTCAAAATGTACCTAAACTGTGAAATCTGAAATATTCTTTAACTGGGATCAAGTGCTGCTTCGCGAAATTACAAGAAAACCGAAGAGAAGAAGGAATGGCTGCTTTCAATCAGtttcaaatagaaattttatttttttaaaaaaagaaatgttgcAGGAGTAGGACATATTTGTCCTGGTGGCAATGCAGCAGAGAAAGTAGAGGAGGTGAGGTTAACTTGTGCTTGAAATAGTTGGTGGAACAATGAAGGCATTAGAAAAACAGATAAAACGTAAGTTTGTTTGGATACCccaattatcccaaataatatttcgcttgcatcataaacacattttccaacccacatttttatattctcaaccacctttttatctcacatacatcacatcacaaaaagtgctacagtaattattccaaataatatttcaaataatacactatccatATGTCCTGGAAAATGATAAGTCCTATAATCCTATTTGGAGTTTGCTTATTGGCCCGTGGCTAACTATTAGACTTGTCTAGTAGTTGGTCATTGATCAAGATAAAACTTGCCATGCTGTATTTTAGCTTTCATGATCCTCCATTATTCTTTGTTAAATGGCAAACATATTTCTTGAAACCACACTAAATTGATGCTCCAGGTATAACCAAGACACCAATAATAAGAGATCCTTGACATGATCAAGACAAAGGTCAATAATTAAAATCAAGGAATaagacaaaattaaaaaaatcacaTCAGAGGGAGTCATGACATTAGCTTAAAGATTTAATCTAAATAAACTGGATCAACTTCGGCTTGTAGCTAATGTAAGCATCAATTGTCGCAAAACAATGATTTTCATTGGCAATTATTTAGCATTTATTTCTGTTGGTAAGACTTCGTCAGTGCCAAGAAATTTCAGTCTACTCGATTGCAATAAATTATATTTGTTACATATCACGAATTTAACAGCaacgaaaaagaagaaaaagttaaCATATATTCTCTTTCGGTTTCCTAACATTTCCTTCGGCATTGAGCAATTAACCCTTTCCGCTCTGATAGAATCAGTTGTATGTTGAGCAAAATACCCATCAATAACTTGTAAATTATAGTTCCACCATGAAAAATGGATAGGAGTGTTAATTTTCACATAATAGCATGACCTTGTCCAGCAAAAGCATCGAGACTACATGATGAAAAGACAACTATCTAGGATGCTTTAGCCAATTTGACAGTGTTGTAGAATTATACTGCTCCAATTTGACACTTTTGTTGAATTATGATTAAAATTATATAGCGCAATCAAACACTTAAGTTGTAATCTTGCATAAGGATTATtataaaagttgaagaatgatTAACATTTTATATAACAAAAATTAGCATTTTGATTTTAGCAAAAGTTAGAAATTGGTATAACTTGTGACAACCATTGTGATTCAACTATTAGCTCCAAATCTAACATGTAACGGGAAAGATGTACTAAAACCCATACCGATAGTTATTCTTGATTCCCAAAATGCAAACCAAACAGCTCTGAACCTGTGACTGAGTGTGATAGGTAACTTAGGATATAGGCCTCTTAAATTGAGGTTCTATCGAGTTCCATCCAATTGTGTAAACTGGTACAATTTCGGTATAAACCAATATTTTTTAGTGTAATTATGAACTTGGTTCATGCACTACCACAGTTAAAATATAAgtttatacatatattttttatcataacgataatatttttataatctaatctattcTATTCGGGAAAGGAGAGCCTAAAGAGTCTATGTAAGAAACTAGCAAGTATACAGATCTGACTAGACTAACGGGATGTTCTGGCACACGAcaatctattttattttatagggAGGGGGAGACTAAAGAGTCTATATAAGGGGCTATCAGGTATACAAAACTGATTAAATCACGGGATGCCCTGATACGTTCTTTGAGTCTAAAGAGTCTATGTAAGGGGTTAACAGGTGTACAGATCTAACTAGACCAACGGGGGATGCTCTGACATCTCCTTTGAATTTTTTCAGTACACGTGGAGTTTGAATCCCCGATCTACAGTCCAAAGAGGAATTTAATCCCTTTTGGTGGCCATTGAGCTGAAGCACAGTGGTTTAAAATTTAAGTTTATATAACAAATGTATTAGTTTATATAGCTGAacagaattggaattggagAGGCCCAACCGGTAACTTATGCCAGCTACACATGATTATATTACTATATATATGTTTCAGCCTCGCTTGGGAAGTATATCAAGAACACCAGAGACTTCAACTATTGCTTAATAACTAATAACAATCctaagaaaagagaggaaaacttGAGGAAATGGGTTCTGAGACCATTAGCCTTCCTACTATAGATTTCTCCAACCCTGGATTGAAACCAGGCACTCCAGAGTGGGATTTAGTGAAAGATCAAGTGCGTAAAGCACTTGAAGAATATGGTTGCTTTGAAGCATTGTTTGATAAAATCCCTCTTGAActtcaaaaatcactttttaATGCCTTAGAAGAGCTATTCGACCTCCCTTTGCAGACAAAAGTCAGAAACTCATCTAAGAAGCCTTTCCATGGCTATGTTGGACAGTATCCCATGGTGCCACTGTATGAAAGCATGGGTATTGATGATGCAACCATCTCTGAAAAAGTTGAGAACTTCACCGACCTCTTGTGGCCTGAGGGAAACTCAAATTTTtggtaatgatattttatcccAATTTTAGTTCATGTTCTTATGATTcattcttagtttttttttcattattttaaatttctagTTAAGGAGGGATGGAACTTAAGAAGAGGGGAGGAGACTGGGGGCTTTTGACCTAGGATTTGAAATTCCTTATGAAACATAGGAGTTGATTCCATGTTCTTGCACATTTGATGCCTGGTGATTCTAAAGTCATATCGGAGTCGATAATGCAGAATTTTGGACTAAAATAATCCATATCACAATAAGATGTCCTTATTTTCAATTGAAACATGTAGGACAAAATTGATGAGATACCTTTTTGTTCTTAGTTCTATTGCTTACCTACTTCTAAaagagatttgaaaaaaaaaaaaaaagattcttgGGTTTTCGGGAGAGGGAGAATAGAGGTAGTTAAACTCCACATCTTTTCTATGGATCAAACTAGCACAAGTTGAGATTGATACCCCAGCTTATCAGTGGAAGAATTGTTTTAAATGTTCTCTCTGACGTTGGAATATGCCACTTGATTTCAGAATATGACAACAGTTGCAAGCCACTTTGATTTTTGAATATCACAATAGTTGAATCATAGGCGCTGTGATTTTCAAAATCAACACAGAGTAAACGCATGAGATTTTAAGAAATTGAGAGTACATTCATTTTTTAGGAGTAAGTTTATCTGACATTAATTAATAAAGTTTGGATTAGATTGAGAAACTGATTTATTTTAGAACACTATATGTGACACTAAATTAAGCTTAGTCATTACAAGATGTCCATTAAACATATATGACAAAATTTGATGAAGTACCGTTTTGTTCTCAATTTTTTTGTCCTTAATTACTTTTaaaagggattttttttttttttttttttttttttttttttttttttttttttttttgtaaatttggtTTCTAGAGGGAGTTGAATTCCACCTTTTCTTGTGGACTAAACTAACATACTCGAGATTCAAATCCCCAACTAGTGAAGTCCATAGCTCTAACCATTACATGCATGAGGAATTCGTAACAAGTTTTCTTGATGGACTCTTCTTCTATATGCAGCAAGACTGTGCATTCCTACTCGGATCAGCTGTCAGACTTGGATAAGATTGTGAGAAGGATGATATTGGAGAGCCTAGGCGTTGAAAAATATATGGATGAGCACATGGATTCAACAAATTACCTTCTTAGAGTCATGAAGTACAAAGGACCTCAAACAACTGAGACAAAGCTTGGACTAAATGCTCATACTGATAAGAACATAGTAACCATTTTGTCTCAAAATCAAGTACAAGGATTGGAACTTCTCACAAAAGATGGACATTGGATTGATGTCAAACCTTCTCCAGGATCCTTCATTGTCATGATTGGAGATTCCCTCCTCGTAAGTCTTCCTTTAAATTCTTTTGTCATCTTGATCTAAAGAAGGTAATTCAAAGTTTTTCCCAAATATCGTGTTGGACAAGAAAATATATAGCTTTTCACCACCTGTACAGACACACACACCACCTgatccatattttatttttcaggCATGGACAAATGGCCGATTGCACTCTCCCTATCACCGAGTAATGATGACTGGAAACGAGGCCCGGTACTCAGCTGGTTTATTTTCAATCCCAAAGGCTGGCTACATAATAAAAGCTCCAGAAGAGCTCGTAGATGAAGAGCACCCCTTGCTGTTCAAGCCATTTGATCATGTTGAGTTCCTGTCATTCTACTACACCGAGGCTGGACAAAGAGCTCAATCTGCCCTCAAGACTTACTGTGGCGTCTAAGATTTAGCAACAAAAGGAATTATTTGCCAATTTGTTTAGCTAATCTGGTGTTGAAACTTTCAATTATCATTTCTGGCGTTTCAAGTTTCTATTCCTACCATGACTCCACATATGTCACTTCGTATTAAAATACCGTGTGATATTTATTTGATCAAATACCATATTTGTATGAAGTCTTGTGTATGGAATTAGGAAGTGATAGATGTTGTTTATCGTCTTTGGTCAAATAGATTTGGGGCACTGAGATAAGCATAGTGATCTCTAGTTTACCACAACTTGGTGAAGCTCCCCTCAGGATTGGATAATGAGATCTTTTTCggataaaatatcataatttcattaaaatctatACTAATGGCATATCAATGAACAAATTTAAGAAGAATGGATACTACAAATCTAAAAAACAAAGTAGGCCTACAAAGTGACTTACATTTGCCAATTTAAGCTTTCAAACTGCAAAGTGAATCATCAATACTCATCTCGACCTAAAGATCTAATCAATATCCGAAATTGTTCTTgtcaaaatcaaaatttcattCTCTAAAAATCATCCTTTTACGCTGATTGTTCACCACTAACCTGGCTAATTAGGCCTGTAAAATGGATTGGATCTGAATCACAattgatagtttttttttttgataaaaacaaTAATTTTATTTCTAAGATTGTTGGAAATCATCCAATAGCAAATGATTTACAAAGATTGGAGGAGAATTTCAACGGAATTCAACATACTTGGTTGATTTGACATAGAGGGCCAAATTCATGAGCGACTTTATTTGCATCCCTAGAAGCCCAATTTATATCAATAGAACTACGATGTGAAAAAGCTATTCTAATATCtgtagacaatggaattttaattaaatttttaaaaattaccattggtccATAAATCATTTTTATGGTTTATTTTCATCCAATCGGATATTGCCATATGTCATGTATACCTGGAAAAGTTGGTTATTAAATGGCCAATTATATTTGGCCACGTGTCAAGTTGAGGtgttccaaatcaattcaaattaCAGAGATATCTCCATCAACCAAATCACATCATGTCACATGTCtattggataaatatctaaatatttatttcttattaaagggataatatttagagttgtttaatccaagtatatttcttatatactgcaatagcTTGGTCAGTCAAACGGCGCCACGTCACGTGTCCCCACGAGTTTGGCCAATCGATGaattacttatctctttattaataaatataaaatgaaaagaTAATATTTGACTGgcacagtcctaatatgactgcacgtcttgcaagacaagtaaaGTGGTACACAGGTCTTCAACCTCTACCTCTTGCTACAGCTATAAATAGGGGtctctcaaccaaatcaaggATATATAGAGACACACACCAGGAGGCATCTTATACACTCAAGTGGTGAAGTTCTAAGCTACGAAGGTCTGGGTCTTCAAGTTCTTCAAGTCTTCCATATATCAAGGCTTGAGCCTCCAAATATTTTCAAGTCCTCcaaatcttccatatcaagatttgaaggaatcAGTGGCggatccaagaacaagctgcgaaACCCTTGGATTAGCAttcgaggagaagaatcgaGGGAAACTCTCCACAAGTTCGAGAAAATCCCAGAGATTGTACTCACATATTTTTCTTAGATTTATATATCACATATTTGTCGTGTATATTTCTTGTTTctgcagacttgaaattttatcgCGTACAAATTTTTGGCACGCCCGGTGGGACCATCTCTGCCTTCCATTTCTTCTCATCGAATATTCAACTACGTAAATCACCAATGGCACCAAAGAACAACAAGTCCGTGACTGCTCGTTCCAACGCTGCTAATGTCAAATCTGTTCAGGAAACTGCACATGTTGCTACCAATACTCGCGCTATTGGTCCTGTGACAAGGAGTATGACGAGAACTTCCACCCAAAGTAGCATGGAAGCTCCATCGGCGCCAACTCCCGTCTTTGGTTCAACATCACCAATGAGTTATTCTTCCACGATGGGAATCCAAGACGTTCCTGCCTCGATTGAGAAGGCTCTTGCCATGCTTGAATTTGGATCCGAATCCAAATTTTCTAAGTATGACGATGATTCATCAAGCACTGGATCAGGCTCTTCACATGAAACTCTTCATTCAAGATTTTCTATTGAAGATTCTACTGCTTCTTCTGCTGCAATGCCTGCTATGATGACAAATATTTTAAGTCTCGAAAAACAAGTTTCGAACATGTCCAAGATGATGGAGACCATGATGAAACACATCAAGGACCAAGATGCTCTTATTGCTCAACTGCTCACCCAGAAAGATCACGCTCCTGAAGGAAGTCATGCGAACCCTAAGGAGCACCAAGAGCGTGAAATTCCCTCATCTAAAGGAAAAGACAAGGTAAATGAAGTATATGAGACCGCCGATGGAACTATCCCCATGGAACAACTGAAGGAACTTGTTGAAGGCGTGATCAAAGATAAAAAGGATGGTGGTTCAAAGTCAAGCTTTACCTACTGCAAGCCTTACACTGCTAGAATTGACAATCTAGCAATGCCTGCTAGATATCAACCGCCTAAATTTCAACAGTTCGATGGGAAAGGTAGTCCAAAACAACATGTGGACCATTTTGTCGAAACCTGCAATAACGCTGGAACCTATGGTGACCTGCTAGTCAAACAGTTCGTCCGATCCTTGAAGGGCAACGCATTTGATTAGTACACTGATCCCACTCCGGGGTCCATCGACAGTTGGGAACAGCTGGAACAAGAATTCTTGAATCGCTTCTACAGCACTAGAAGGACCGTTAGTATGCTGGAGTTGACCAACACTCGTCAATGGAAGGATGAACCTATGGTCAACTACATCGATAGGTGGAGAAGTCTGAGTCTCAACTGCaagctatgttttcagaaccggaccggatagcgactcggccgaggtcaggggtcaggggtcaatgggttcgaccgggggtcgataggggtcg
This window contains:
- the LOC113689132 gene encoding probable 2-oxoglutarate-dependent dioxygenase AOP1; protein product: MGSETISLPTIDFSNPGLKPGTPEWDLVKDQVRKALEEYGCFEALFDKIPLELQKSLFNALEELFDLPLQTKVRNSSKKPFHGYVGQYPMVPLYESMGIDDATISEKVENFTDLLWPEGNSNFCKTVHSYSDQLSDLDKIVRRMILESLGVEKYMDEHMDSTNYLLRVMKYKGPQTTETKLGLNAHTDKNIVTILSQNQVQGLELLTKDGHWIDVKPSPGSFIVMIGDSLLAWTNGRLHSPYHRVMMTGNEARYSAGLFSIPKAGYIIKAPEELVDEEHPLLFKPFDHVEFLSFYYTEAGQRAQSALKTYCGV